The genome window TTGACCTTAAGATCCTCGATAATGGAAGGGTGGCCCTCCCAACGAGCTTCACCCTCGCCAGCTTGAGCCTCTACAACAGGGTCGGCGCTAACAAGAATTAGAGATACAGTTGCGCTGTGTGAAAGGGGAAACTAACGGGATACATTCTTCCTCGACAAACTTGgcgacaaggtcaagctgcttcttggcagcatcgCTGACGCGATTGACAGCCTGTATTGTCAGTGTTAGTGTCACTATGCTCTTGGGTTAAGTTCAGGATGGAGCTTCTCACAATGAGAGGGATTCTTGCCGACATGGTAATTGTATGTAGTCGACGTAGGGGGGACTGTGATATGGGTGGATGTAATAAGGGAGTGTAGGATCACAAGCAAAATGGATGATATATCACAACAACAATGTCAAGACAGCGAGATAATATGAGAAAGGAGAGAGGAATCCAGTcaagatataaagaaataaagtacAAGTTGGTTACTGCAAACAATTCTACCCTACCCCAGGTTCGTCTCAAGCTCCAACTTCTCCGCACATCGTCCAATATCCAGCAACGGGACCGAGGTTCGCGGCTGCTGACTGTACATCTTGGCCACTCACAGCTCGAGCTTCTCCAGGTGGATATCCTTGAAATCCGGGGTACAACTGCTATCATTGGAAGCCTTCACAGCCTCGGACAGAGGTGGGTCTAAGCCGAGGAGCTCTGCTAGCTGACTCGAGCTTCCCCGGTTAGAGGCGACTCGATTGATGTACGATGATTGATAATGGCTCGACTCTTGATCTAATAATGGCCTGATTAGATGCATATTTAAGAAGTAAAGCCTAGGCATTGCCTCGAGACTCTAGCAGCTGACGCATCAAGACTCAAACACGTCTCATCTCATATCCCCATCATCATATCACactcaagaagatgatgaagcattTCAAAAGACAGAACAAGTCGCATCCATGTATAAACAccaaggagaaagaagaagaaaaactAAACCCAGCTGCCTCTTTATGATACATCCAGGCAACGTCAATAATCCACCACCGAGAATAGCTACCATCCTCGTCACTCCACACAATCACAAACATCCCCACATCCAATTAGCATCTGCCCATGTCATCCTTTAACAAGCGCAGCCATCACGGTCATTCTCGATGTGGATGTTGATCGGGTCATCAAAGTCGCCGCTGAATTCTTCAGACTCTTCTTGGGCGAGAGCATTGCGAGCAATCACTGCGAATCGTTAGCTTTGTCAAGGTGTCAGAGCATAGAGTCTTACCTTCAAAAGCCTGgtcgatgttgatggctTCCTTGGCACTTGTCTCAAAGTAGGGAATGTCTCCCTTGGACTGGCAGAATGTCATGGCGCGCTTGTTGGAAATCTTTGATAATGTTAGATCGTGATCACCAATGCTTTCTGCTTACTCACCACTCGCTTGCTCTCCTCGACATCAATCTTGTTTCCGAGTACGACCTAATTTCTGCATCAGCACGCTTCCTTCTTTCAAGCCTAGGGCTACTAACAAATGGGAAGTTGGGAGGGTCCCGAGGAGAAGCCTGGATGAGAAATTCGTCTCTCCAGCTGTCCAGCGCCTCGAAACTCTTGGCATTGTTCACGTCGTAGACCAAAACGCAGCAATCAGCACCTCGGTAGAACGCTACGCCGAGGGATTGGAAACGTTCTTGACCGGCCGTATCCCAGAGCTATCCCAGAAGAGTCAGCCTAATGTCCCTCAAGGTGCGCTCTTGTCTCCCTGTCCTACCTGCATGGTAACTTGTCGATCGTCAACGAGGACCTCTCGAGTTAGAAAGTCGGCCCCGATAGTGGCCTTGTAGCTCGCGCTAAACTTCTTGTTGACCTTTAATTACAAGATCACCGTCAGTCTTGTCACAATTTCATCGATATTGATTGAAGATGCGTACATATTGGTTCATCAAGCTGGTCTTGCCAACACCGCTATCGCCCAGGATGATAACCTATTTTCACATTTGTATCAATACTTGGGGTTCTGGACAAGTTCTGACGTGATTTTCATCATCTCGCACCTTGAGAAGGACCTTCTTTCGTGAAGACATGTTGAAATATTGTTTCTGGACGAGAAGCGTTGCTCAATGACGTTATCTCGTGCGTATCTCGTGCGTTCCAGACGCAATGATCGAAGCGCCGTCGACCTTATAGCCTCGATTTCTCTATTCTTCGGCTCGTGGGCTGTCTTCGATGTGTAGCAGGacttctgctgctgtgatTGATCTGGAACTGAAATTCGACCGTCAAGATCGGGTACGTAAaaggttggtgttttggagATGGCAGCGGCGTATGACGGTGGGCGGAGGTACCAATGTCGCAGCCTTGCCCGTCGCTCGAGGTGATTCTACAGACTAGTCCGTGTTCAGATTAGTGGCATGCACAGGTCAGGAAAGTGGGGGTCGCAAGCCGCTGGTGGTCTTGGGTTTGTGCAACTCCACGTGACATCATATGCACCTCTATCATGCAACTTTAAGCTTCCGAGAACTACCTTAGCTTTCATAAGAACGTTCTAGTAGGGATCAACCTTCATTATCAGGTACGCAAAGCCTCATGGACGTGCCAGCGAGGTTGAGACGGCTGAATTATGGCGGATGATGGCCTACTCGACAAGGTCCACGCTCTGAGTGATCTCGAGCTGGCCTTACTCCTTTGTCTAATTAGTCGCGAACACTGTCTTGTCAGCACACTATCCGATGCCATCGACGACTTGATTCAGGAGCTACAGCTTGTAGCTACAAAGACATTCGGCCTCACTTGGGTCGTGATCGATTGCACTCCCTCCACGACGCTCGAAGACTTGGCCTCTGCTCTTCTTCTAGGCAATGCGGCTTCTCCATCTAGTCACTCTCCGACAGCATCGCGCCATCCCGACTCATACTTTACGTCGAGGCCATCAACGTCGCATCCGCGCACGCCCCTCAGTCCTCTAACTCCCAGTGGTGCGTTTACGTCTCGAATTGCCAACGTGGTTTTCGCAAAGAATCTCGATCGAGCACCACAAGCTGTACAGATCCAGGCGCTGGAACTTCTACGTACCCGTCGTATCTTTACACGAACTTCTGTTCAGACAGCTCCGAAACAATTCGTCTTTATTCCGGTCCTAGAGGCAACTAGTGGAGGCGAAGCTCGTGTGACGGCGCACCTAAAtgatttcttatatatagcctATTGGCATAATCCCGAAGATGGGTTCGTCAATTTGGAGGAGGCAGATGGTAGCAATGATGCCGATACTGCCTCTACGGGTAGTGTCGTGAAAAGGGGTCCTGGAGAGGAAACCAGCTCAGACCCACCCCTGATTGTCGAAAGCGTAGGTTGCCCTGATTCGCTTTCTGTCCAGCCGTTGACTGTATTATAGGATATCAGTTATCTTGGTACACTCAGTAAAGAGGCACAAGTAGATGTCGAAATCATCCGCTACCAGATgaacatcatctcattcCTTCGAATGCACCGAGCTGTTGCTGGGGGTATCAGTCCTACAGCCACAAAACACTTTGGTCAACTCATGCGTTGTTTAGCTGCTTTGCATCGTCTAGACTTTGTAACACCAGCTCTAGTTGGCCTCGCTGCCCGCAAGGTGTACTTACACCGAGTACAGCTGACTCCTCCTGAAAAGGAGAGGAGCATGCAATGGGGGAGTAGACTTGAAGCAGTAGAAGCCCTATTAGAAGATATCGGTCCTGAGGATGTGATTGAAGATGTTTTGGGCATGGTGACCGCGCCGGTCTAAGGTCGCTACCTTGTATTAATAAATTCTATAATATGCTACACGCCGTGGCAAGTCGAGGACTCCAGTTCCCCCATGAAGCCACCCATGACGTGCAATCTCGTTCATCTTTTGTTCATGCTGCCGTTGGTCCGTAGCGTGATTTTGCCATATCCCAATGTCATTGCCGTTCC of Fusarium musae strain F31 chromosome 5, whole genome shotgun sequence contains these proteins:
- the RAB7 gene encoding Ras- protein Rab-7, with protein sequence MSSRKKVLLKVIILGDSGVGKTSLMNQYVNKKFSASYKATIGADFLTREVLVDDRQVTMQLWDTAGQERFQSLGVAFYRGADCCVLVYDVNNAKSFEALDSWRDEFLIQASPRDPPNFPFVVLGNKIDVEESKRVISNKRAMTFCQSKGDIPYFETSAKEAINIDQAFEVIARNALAQEESEEFSGDFDDPINIHIENDRDGCAC